One window from the genome of Gimesia aquarii encodes:
- a CDS encoding NAD(P)/FAD-dependent oxidoreductase, protein MNELQSPGKETRPKQALIVGGGFAGLNAALQLGNVTGVEVTLVDRHNYHLFQPLLYQVAMAGLSPADIAAPIRSLLSAYQNISVLLGEAQSVDLAGQKVQFDFGELNFDYLVLACGATHSYFGHNEWEKYAPGLKTVAHATEIRKRVLSAFEHAERITDPDEQKKYLTYVIVGGGPTGVELAGAIGEMSRFTLSRDFRRINPSHTRVILVEAGPRILPMFSEQQSNRAARDLENLGVQIWTSSVVTNINEEGVELGEERINAATVLWAAGVEASELGKSGGMPVDNRGRVVVEPDLSIQDHPNVFVAGDQSSFTHQTGNTLPGTAPVALQQGTFIGKTIREELTGKPRSKFRFHDKGQMATIGRSRAIVELGRFKISGFIAWLAWLVVHIFYLTGFKNRVLVVMQWAWSYLSFRRGARLIVDRDSSSEPPKAPEAKPEEEVPVSLEP, encoded by the coding sequence ATGAATGAATTACAGAGTCCTGGTAAGGAAACCAGGCCTAAGCAGGCATTGATTGTTGGCGGTGGTTTTGCCGGCTTAAATGCGGCATTGCAATTGGGAAATGTCACGGGAGTGGAAGTCACTCTCGTTGATCGTCACAACTACCATTTATTTCAGCCGCTTTTGTATCAGGTGGCGATGGCAGGCTTGAGTCCTGCTGATATCGCAGCGCCAATTCGAAGTTTGCTTTCGGCTTATCAAAATATAAGTGTCTTACTGGGAGAGGCACAATCCGTGGATCTTGCCGGGCAAAAAGTCCAGTTTGATTTTGGAGAGCTGAACTTTGATTATCTGGTTCTTGCTTGCGGTGCGACGCACAGTTACTTTGGCCATAATGAGTGGGAAAAGTATGCACCAGGATTGAAAACCGTAGCGCATGCAACAGAAATTCGTAAGCGCGTACTTTCTGCATTTGAGCATGCAGAACGGATTACAGATCCTGATGAGCAAAAGAAGTATCTTACCTATGTCATTGTTGGCGGAGGTCCTACCGGAGTGGAATTGGCTGGTGCAATCGGAGAGATGAGCCGCTTTACACTTTCCAGAGATTTTCGTCGGATCAATCCCAGCCATACACGAGTCATTTTGGTCGAAGCCGGTCCTCGCATTTTGCCGATGTTTTCCGAGCAGCAGTCAAACCGGGCGGCTCGCGATCTGGAGAATCTGGGAGTCCAAATCTGGACTTCGTCCGTTGTGACAAATATCAATGAAGAAGGTGTTGAACTGGGTGAAGAACGAATCAATGCCGCCACTGTTCTCTGGGCAGCTGGCGTGGAAGCTTCTGAATTGGGTAAGTCGGGGGGCATGCCAGTTGATAACCGCGGACGTGTGGTTGTGGAACCCGATTTGAGTATACAGGATCATCCCAATGTCTTTGTTGCCGGTGATCAATCCAGCTTCACACATCAGACAGGAAACACTTTACCGGGAACAGCACCAGTGGCACTTCAACAGGGAACGTTTATCGGGAAAACAATTCGCGAGGAACTTACGGGAAAGCCACGAAGTAAATTCCGCTTTCATGATAAAGGGCAGATGGCGACTATCGGTCGCAGTCGAGCGATTGTGGAGCTGGGACGATTTAAAATTTCTGGATTTATTGCTTGGTTAGCCTGGTTGGTCGTTCATATTTTCTATCTGACCGGATTTAAGAATCGGGTGCTGGTCGTTATGCAATGGGCCTGGTCCTATCTCAGTTTCAGGCGGGGGGCACGTTTAATCGTTGATCGAGACTCGAGTTCAGAACCACCAAAGGCACCGGAGGCCAAGCCTGAAGAAGAGGTTCCTGTTTCTTTAGAGCCATGA
- a CDS encoding diguanylate cyclase — protein sequence MDSSQILKQLLALSEEYEEFSLEGNESDDVDQVISRKHLRKLLTALQARDAATLCHSRRVAFLAKGIATNLGWEGIHLKRLEIAALVHDIGKIGVPDHILFKPGKLTSDEIELMSHYHNIGLDVLQACRTDHEVLTILSQTRYHFSGATNGYQYIGSDVHQGARILAIADAYDSLATDQVYRSGKKHNEIMSILMESAGTQFDGNIVCALSRWEQNEKEVFHDALLEVNRLYQPKPFSEKEAQEANLISNIFSYLFQIESLYDGVYIVNSDLQFVIFSPGLEKLADIHATDVLGETWTSNSLPLTNKEGTSLTTAECSMNRVIANGKPMTTEYMLERPGGRLINIEVQSVPMFNDEGHLVGVAEIYRDLSRGLKRPQEFSDLKLAASMDALTSVANRGELETQLAIMLARINKEQNSPPLSIMFIDADHFKNINDTYGHSIGDDVLIELARLFQHETYSGELVGRYGGEEFVILCPETDLEHAVKKAERLRLAISNLKIENIIKTRLSASFGVAQAESGDTVESLFRRADKALYNAKETGRNRVCSLTSHQLLTGEEPAQVTSESTSDEMLFENTFNAFISSDIVVYKLGGFVNDNDAKLTEVNTSHAILRLGQTGLLPFWGKTDDRRPVEVEVEFGNFVKKTDGNKRSSTSQVEIKVRISPLGWVKQTTQFQQRANRVFRLLKNYFAAD from the coding sequence ATGGACTCTTCTCAGATTCTGAAGCAACTCCTTGCACTTTCAGAGGAATATGAAGAATTTTCACTGGAAGGCAACGAATCAGATGATGTCGATCAGGTCATTTCTCGAAAACACCTGAGAAAATTATTGACGGCTCTGCAGGCGCGCGATGCTGCCACATTATGTCACTCCCGCCGTGTTGCTTTTCTGGCAAAAGGAATTGCAACGAATTTAGGCTGGGAAGGAATTCATCTGAAACGGCTGGAAATCGCAGCGCTGGTACACGACATCGGAAAAATTGGTGTCCCCGATCACATTCTCTTTAAGCCTGGTAAACTGACATCAGATGAAATTGAACTAATGTCACATTACCACAACATCGGCCTGGACGTCCTACAAGCCTGCCGTACTGACCATGAAGTTTTGACGATCTTATCGCAAACTCGCTATCACTTCAGCGGCGCAACAAATGGCTATCAATATATTGGTAGCGATGTCCATCAGGGAGCACGTATTCTGGCGATTGCCGATGCCTACGATTCTCTGGCAACAGATCAGGTTTATCGATCTGGCAAAAAACATAATGAAATTATGTCGATTTTAATGGAATCGGCGGGAACACAATTTGACGGCAACATTGTTTGTGCGCTGTCGCGCTGGGAACAGAACGAGAAAGAAGTTTTCCACGATGCATTGCTGGAAGTCAATCGACTCTATCAACCCAAGCCATTCAGCGAGAAGGAAGCTCAGGAAGCAAATCTGATTAGTAATATCTTCTCATATTTGTTTCAGATTGAGAGTCTGTATGATGGGGTTTATATCGTCAATTCTGATCTTCAGTTTGTGATATTCAGCCCGGGACTGGAAAAACTGGCTGACATCCATGCAACAGATGTTTTAGGTGAGACTTGGACCAGTAATAGCCTGCCATTAACAAATAAAGAAGGTACGAGCCTGACAACAGCTGAATGTTCAATGAATCGAGTCATCGCCAATGGAAAACCGATGACCACAGAATATATGCTGGAACGTCCTGGTGGGCGTTTAATTAATATTGAAGTTCAATCGGTCCCCATGTTCAATGATGAGGGACATCTGGTTGGTGTTGCGGAAATCTATAGAGATCTATCTCGCGGTTTAAAGCGACCACAAGAATTCAGCGATTTAAAATTAGCAGCCAGCATGGACGCGTTGACTTCGGTTGCCAATCGAGGTGAATTGGAAACTCAACTGGCAATTATGCTGGCCAGAATTAACAAAGAGCAAAATTCACCCCCTTTAAGTATCATGTTCATTGATGCTGATCACTTCAAAAATATCAATGATACTTACGGGCATTCTATTGGCGATGATGTTCTGATCGAACTGGCACGTTTATTTCAGCATGAAACTTATTCGGGGGAACTGGTAGGCCGTTACGGTGGAGAAGAATTTGTCATTCTTTGTCCTGAAACCGATCTGGAACATGCCGTCAAAAAAGCAGAACGATTAAGGCTGGCTATTAGCAATTTAAAAATCGAAAACATCATTAAAACTCGTTTGTCAGCTTCATTTGGTGTCGCGCAAGCTGAGTCAGGAGATACGGTTGAAAGTCTCTTCCGTAGAGCAGACAAAGCCTTGTATAACGCAAAAGAAACGGGCCGAAATCGAGTTTGCTCCTTAACGAGCCATCAATTACTTACAGGAGAAGAACCTGCTCAGGTTACAAGTGAGTCAACATCTGACGAAATGCTCTTTGAAAATACGTTCAACGCGTTCATCTCATCAGATATCGTTGTTTATAAGTTGGGCGGATTTGTTAACGATAACGACGCTAAACTGACAGAAGTCAATACAAGTCACGCTATATTGCGCCTTGGCCAAACAGGTTTGCTCCCTTTTTGGGGGAAAACTGACGACCGCAGACCAGTTGAAGTCGAAGTCGAATTCGGCAACTTTGTCAAAAAAACAGACGGTAATAAACGGTCTTCCACTTCGCAAGTTGAAATTAAGGTCAGGATTTCTCCTTTGGGATGGGTGAAACAGACCACTCAGTTTCAACAACGTGCCAATCGTGTTTTCCGACTTTTAAAGAACTATTTCGCTGCAGATTAG
- a CDS encoding polysaccharide biosynthesis/export family protein — MSQQFNHAIIELKGSVRMLKLNELMLSIKWQILCAPMLITILNGCAAIHPIKGVPAQYLPTEYKAEKKSGKETIDLSLLRQPTPKHYLLDSGDVLGVYIEGVLGQFKDVPPVHFPQTQEVAPSLGYPIPIREDGTISLPLIGTVFARGLTLTQLEETIRRKYTSEKNILREGRDRILISLQKPRSYRVLVIRQENSNDVVGSDGNTLNIGRSKRGTGRVVNLPAYNNDVLHALAETGGLPGLDAENTIYIIRGGAHKLNNSICPQPIHTGSSKPHHLTSNQNIQQVSDTYTPIPQSPTPMDSGFQVGQPLYNIDGGIDYDGYMTPSIINESTMQRSGIIKVPIRLSPGEQIHLTRDDIILHDGDVVFIESRDTEIFYTGGLLGGGQYTLPRDYDLDILGAISIAQASQNGGNTRSNGGPSGLNQDVTISASNAIILRQLPNGTQLPIKVDLYQAVRHPSQRVLIQPGDFVILQYTKSEAIAAFIERHLLEGALFGLAASNLQNNR, encoded by the coding sequence ATGTCGCAACAATTCAACCACGCCATCATCGAATTAAAAGGTTCGGTCAGGATGCTGAAACTTAATGAATTAATGCTTTCAATCAAATGGCAAATACTTTGCGCACCGATGTTAATTACGATTCTGAATGGATGCGCTGCGATCCACCCGATCAAAGGGGTTCCCGCTCAATACCTGCCAACCGAATACAAGGCAGAAAAGAAATCCGGCAAGGAAACCATTGACCTCTCTTTACTCCGACAACCGACGCCAAAACATTACCTGCTCGATTCAGGAGACGTTTTAGGCGTTTACATTGAAGGCGTGCTTGGTCAATTTAAAGATGTGCCGCCGGTTCATTTCCCCCAAACTCAGGAGGTTGCCCCCTCACTTGGTTATCCCATCCCCATTCGTGAAGATGGCACCATCTCACTTCCATTGATCGGAACTGTCTTTGCCAGAGGGTTGACACTCACGCAACTCGAAGAAACGATTCGTCGCAAATACACAAGTGAAAAAAATATTCTGAGAGAAGGACGTGACCGAATTCTCATTAGTCTCCAGAAACCACGATCGTACCGCGTACTGGTCATTCGACAAGAAAATTCCAATGACGTTGTAGGCAGCGATGGGAATACTTTGAATATTGGAAGATCGAAACGGGGTACAGGTCGCGTGGTCAACCTGCCAGCATACAATAACGACGTTCTGCATGCATTGGCCGAAACAGGCGGACTTCCCGGGTTGGACGCAGAAAATACGATATATATCATTAGAGGTGGTGCACACAAATTAAATAATTCGATCTGTCCACAGCCCATTCATACGGGTTCCAGCAAGCCCCACCACCTGACATCCAACCAGAACATTCAACAGGTCTCTGATACTTATACGCCGATTCCACAATCACCGACACCGATGGACTCCGGGTTTCAAGTAGGACAGCCGCTTTACAATATAGACGGTGGAATAGACTACGATGGTTACATGACACCATCAATCATTAACGAATCGACAATGCAACGCTCTGGAATTATCAAAGTTCCCATTCGCTTGAGTCCTGGCGAGCAGATTCATTTGACGCGCGATGATATCATTCTCCATGATGGCGATGTTGTCTTCATCGAATCAAGAGACACAGAAATATTTTATACAGGAGGTTTACTGGGTGGAGGCCAATACACGCTTCCACGTGATTATGACCTGGATATTCTCGGCGCTATCTCAATTGCACAAGCATCACAAAATGGAGGTAACACCAGATCCAACGGTGGGCCTTCTGGATTAAATCAGGATGTTACAATCAGTGCCAGTAATGCCATTATATTGCGGCAGCTTCCTAATGGGACACAACTGCCAATTAAAGTCGATTTATATCAGGCAGTGCGACACCCCAGTCAACGCGTTCTGATTCAGCCCGGGGATTTTGTGATCCTGCAATATACCAAGTCTGAAGCAATTGCGGCATTTATTGAACGCCATCTCCTGGAAGGTGCGTTATTCGGGCTCGCCGCTTCTAATTTGCAGAATAATCGCTAA
- a CDS encoding FmdB family zinc ribbon protein: protein MPTYVYEVINPDGTPGERFEVIQRMSDPVLTEHPKTGESVRRVISAAFISGKWSDSEAKRTLNDDKRLGDLGFTKYVKSSKGTYEKRAGDGPDLISSD from the coding sequence ATGCCTACTTATGTTTATGAGGTAATTAACCCGGATGGAACTCCGGGCGAACGATTTGAAGTCATTCAGAGAATGAGCGACCCTGTATTAACCGAACATCCCAAAACTGGTGAGTCCGTTCGCAGAGTGATTTCAGCTGCTTTTATTTCCGGAAAATGGTCTGACTCTGAGGCGAAGCGAACATTAAATGATGACAAACGTTTGGGAGACTTGGGCTTCACGAAATATGTAAAGTCGTCAAAAGGAACTTACGAAAAAAGGGCCGGGGATGGTCCGGATCTCATTTCCTCTGATTAG
- the hpf gene encoding ribosome hibernation-promoting factor, HPF/YfiA family, giving the protein MQVAITCRHGSVSDGLRDYITEKSEKLLTYFERVTAIQVTIDQGQNQNRVEILVDAEHKHNFVAHAEGDEIKPNFHSALSKMEQQIKRYKEKIQDHRRDRPMNEVVENEISEAESE; this is encoded by the coding sequence GTGCAAGTTGCGATTACTTGTCGTCATGGTAGCGTTTCAGATGGTCTCCGTGATTATATTACTGAAAAGTCTGAGAAGTTACTGACGTACTTTGAGAGGGTAACTGCAATCCAAGTCACGATCGACCAGGGACAAAACCAGAATCGGGTCGAAATTCTCGTAGACGCAGAACATAAACACAACTTTGTTGCTCATGCGGAAGGTGATGAAATCAAACCAAATTTCCATTCCGCGTTGAGTAAAATGGAGCAACAAATCAAAAGATATAAGGAAAAAATTCAGGATCACCGTCGCGACCGTCCCATGAATGAAGTCGTAGAAAATGAGATTTCGGAAGCAGAATCTGAATAA
- a CDS encoding PTS sugar transporter subunit IIA encodes MKLTDFVVSDAIIPELNVTTKEEAIRTMVAGLKNAGSISVEDEEGIVSAILKREELGSTGIGNGVAVPHTKHSSVENLTAAVALSSEGVDFASLDGEDVYILFLLISPLDRPGDHLRGLENISRHLRNQNFCKFLRQSKNIKDIVELLNEADSNQLD; translated from the coding sequence ATGAAGTTAACAGACTTCGTGGTTTCGGATGCCATCATTCCGGAATTGAATGTAACCACTAAAGAAGAAGCAATCCGCACGATGGTTGCCGGGCTTAAAAATGCAGGCAGTATTTCAGTCGAGGACGAGGAAGGCATTGTCTCCGCAATCCTAAAACGGGAAGAGCTGGGCTCTACCGGAATAGGAAATGGTGTTGCTGTACCTCACACCAAACATTCTTCCGTTGAAAATCTGACCGCTGCTGTTGCCCTGTCTTCGGAAGGTGTCGACTTTGCCAGCCTGGATGGTGAAGATGTTTATATTTTGTTTTTATTGATTTCACCTCTGGATCGTCCGGGAGATCACTTACGCGGATTAGAAAATATTTCCCGCCACCTGAGAAATCAAAACTTCTGTAAGTTCCTGAGACAGTCCAAGAACATTAAGGATATTGTTGAATTACTCAACGAAGCGGACAGTAACCAGCTGGACTAA
- a CDS encoding HPr family phosphocarrier protein, translating to MQESVCRQNVTVKMKQGLHLRPISEIVRISRNYACDFKISNGSRSGNAKEIYDLLELKAMPETELVLEANGDDANKLIEEIVSFFESGYKKFEETIDPSD from the coding sequence ATGCAAGAATCTGTTTGCCGTCAGAATGTCACTGTCAAAATGAAGCAAGGATTACATCTACGTCCTATTTCAGAGATTGTCCGAATTTCCCGAAACTACGCTTGTGATTTTAAGATCTCTAATGGAAGCCGGTCAGGGAATGCCAAAGAGATCTATGACCTCTTGGAGTTAAAGGCAATGCCTGAAACTGAGCTCGTTTTAGAGGCAAATGGAGATGATGCCAACAAACTCATAGAGGAGATTGTTTCGTTTTTTGAATCAGGATATAAAAAGTTTGAAGAAACGATTGACCCATCTGATTAA
- the ptsP gene encoding phosphoenolpyruvate--protein phosphotransferase, with protein MLVKRGIAVSQGVNFGPALILGSEDFRIPRQFVSVNVIDTEIARLTSALDAVCEEIAENERLASDKLGKQYGAIFAAHLQMVSSPRLREEIETLIREKCYSPEHASSRVFRRYTKLVQHLGDNYLAERASDIIDLEKRLLKQLLGEKREELSNLTEPIIVLANNLTPSETASLTKEYVLGFATEVGGRTSHTAILAGALEIPAVVGLGEFLSDISGGDMVIVDGNNGEIIIDPDEETLAKYKDTGERQRSMAARLASRRKIRSETKDGTRVHVMGNIEFPNEVEHCTERGADGIGLYRTEFLYLQSNSEPTEQVHYDAYCRVIQAAKNRPIVIRTLDLGADKIPRGYRHLSKEGMNPALGLRSLRLSLRDLPLFKTQLRAIFRAAVHGDVRIMFPLISTLLEWRQAKMIVGDVFEDLEERGMEFNSNIPIGMMVEVPAAALLAEEFADEVDFFSIGTNDLIQYTLAVDRSDPAVSSLYNSSDPSILRLIKMVVDAANKKNIPVTVCGQMSSDLKSIPLLTGMGIRQISATPLAIPEVKEVIRHLTIERAEEIAAHAMTIDVAREVESYLRGELYKICPDLFDEELPL; from the coding sequence ATGCTTGTTAAACGTGGAATTGCAGTTTCTCAGGGAGTGAACTTTGGCCCCGCGCTTATTCTGGGGTCAGAGGACTTTCGTATTCCGCGACAATTTGTGAGTGTGAATGTGATTGATACGGAAATCGCACGCCTCACATCAGCCTTGGATGCCGTCTGCGAAGAAATTGCCGAAAACGAACGGCTCGCATCAGATAAACTTGGAAAACAGTACGGAGCCATTTTTGCTGCACACCTGCAAATGGTTAGTTCACCTCGATTACGGGAAGAGATCGAAACGTTAATACGTGAGAAGTGCTACTCCCCAGAACATGCCTCCAGTCGCGTCTTCCGCAGATATACGAAGCTGGTCCAACATCTCGGTGATAACTATCTGGCAGAACGAGCCAGCGATATTATCGATCTGGAAAAACGGCTTCTCAAACAGTTACTGGGTGAAAAACGAGAAGAGCTCTCTAATCTGACTGAACCGATTATTGTGCTCGCGAATAATTTGACCCCCAGTGAAACCGCAAGCCTCACTAAAGAATACGTATTGGGATTCGCGACAGAGGTTGGTGGTCGAACCAGTCATACTGCGATTCTGGCAGGCGCACTCGAAATCCCTGCTGTGGTTGGCTTAGGTGAGTTCCTCTCAGATATTTCGGGCGGTGACATGGTCATCGTTGATGGGAATAACGGCGAAATCATTATTGACCCGGATGAAGAGACTCTTGCAAAATATAAAGATACGGGTGAACGGCAACGCTCAATGGCAGCGCGGCTGGCGTCCCGTCGAAAAATTCGTTCGGAAACAAAAGATGGAACTCGCGTTCATGTCATGGGTAATATTGAGTTCCCCAACGAAGTTGAACATTGTACTGAGCGTGGTGCTGATGGAATTGGCCTCTATCGAACAGAGTTTCTTTATCTGCAATCCAATTCAGAGCCTACTGAACAAGTCCACTATGACGCCTATTGTCGAGTGATTCAAGCGGCTAAAAATCGTCCCATTGTCATCCGGACTCTTGATCTGGGGGCTGACAAGATACCGCGAGGCTATCGACATTTGTCTAAAGAGGGAATGAATCCAGCGCTGGGACTAAGAAGTTTAAGACTGAGTTTACGCGACTTACCTCTATTTAAAACTCAGCTTCGTGCCATCTTCCGTGCGGCTGTACACGGTGATGTACGCATCATGTTCCCTCTCATTTCAACACTGTTGGAATGGCGGCAGGCAAAAATGATTGTGGGTGACGTCTTTGAAGACCTTGAAGAACGGGGGATGGAGTTCAACTCAAATATCCCCATCGGGATGATGGTAGAAGTTCCTGCTGCTGCGCTTCTGGCTGAAGAGTTTGCTGATGAAGTTGACTTTTTCTCCATTGGGACAAACGACTTAATTCAGTATACTCTTGCAGTAGACCGCTCTGACCCAGCTGTCTCATCTCTCTACAACTCATCGGATCCTTCGATTCTAAGGCTCATTAAAATGGTTGTAGACGCGGCAAATAAAAAAAACATTCCTGTTACTGTTTGTGGTCAAATGAGTTCTGATCTGAAATCGATTCCTTTATTGACAGGCATGGGAATTCGACAGATCAGTGCAACACCACTTGCAATCCCGGAAGTAAAAGAAGTCATTCGACATCTGACAATCGAGCGGGCAGAAGAAATTGCAGCACATGCGATGACTATCGATGTTGCCCGTGAGGTAGAAAGTTATTTAAGAGGAGAACTATATAAAATATGTCCTGATCTGTTTGATGAAGAACTACCTCTGTAA
- a CDS encoding Rne/Rng family ribonuclease — protein sequence MKKEMLINVLQPEESRIAIVEDGILEELYVERNSVENLVGNIYKGKVVNIEPSIQAAFVDFGVGRNGFLHVSDVEHQYYKHLTEAAEENGKPSRGRNPKGRRGNERSVANKPPIQEILKRGSEVLVQVIKEGIGNKGPTLSTYISIPGRYLVIMPGLQRVGISRKITDEDIRRQLRTILTKLAPPPGLGFIVRTAGIDRTAEDLRRDLNYLLRLWGTIVGRIKKLPAPVEIYSESDMMIRTIRDIYNKEIDALYIDEPTAYQRARDFMKVVLPKHVDRVKQYSGNDPIFYDSDLDDEICSIQNRHVPMKGGGSIVIDQTEALVAIDVNSGNYRADDNAEKTAFKVNMKAAEEISRQIRLRDLGGVIVIDFIDMREEKHRRQVERRLNELVKRDRARTKVLRISPFGLIEMTRQRIRPSLRRSMYEDCPSCRGTGQVKTAESMAIEVMRTLMKTINKKKISRIVLNVHETVANYLNNKRRKDITNLEESASTSIIINARTDVEPEHLIARCYDDIGNEVNF from the coding sequence ATGAAAAAGGAAATGCTGATTAATGTCCTCCAGCCGGAGGAAAGTCGAATCGCCATCGTTGAAGATGGAATTCTCGAAGAACTATATGTAGAACGCAACAGCGTCGAAAATCTGGTCGGTAATATCTACAAAGGAAAAGTAGTCAATATCGAACCAAGTATTCAGGCTGCATTCGTTGACTTTGGTGTAGGCCGCAATGGTTTTTTGCACGTCAGCGACGTCGAACACCAATACTATAAGCACCTTACCGAAGCAGCCGAAGAGAATGGGAAACCATCACGGGGAAGAAATCCAAAAGGCCGTCGGGGCAACGAAAGAAGCGTTGCCAATAAACCTCCGATCCAGGAAATTCTCAAGCGAGGTAGCGAAGTTCTGGTACAGGTCATTAAGGAAGGGATCGGAAATAAAGGCCCAACTCTGTCAACTTACATCAGTATTCCCGGACGCTATCTGGTTATTATGCCCGGTCTACAACGGGTAGGAATCAGCCGTAAAATTACTGATGAAGATATCAGACGACAACTAAGGACAATTCTTACAAAGCTTGCCCCCCCGCCCGGTCTTGGATTTATTGTTCGGACCGCTGGTATTGATCGAACAGCCGAAGATCTCAGACGCGATTTAAACTACCTCCTTCGCCTCTGGGGGACGATTGTAGGACGCATCAAAAAGCTGCCTGCTCCGGTGGAGATTTACTCCGAAAGCGACATGATGATCCGTACGATTCGCGACATCTACAATAAAGAAATTGACGCACTTTATATTGATGAACCTACAGCCTATCAACGCGCCAGAGATTTTATGAAAGTCGTGCTCCCCAAGCACGTTGATAGGGTAAAACAATACAGCGGCAATGATCCCATTTTCTATGACAGCGATCTTGATGATGAAATATGCAGCATTCAAAACCGACACGTCCCCATGAAAGGGGGAGGGTCGATTGTCATTGATCAGACAGAAGCTCTGGTCGCGATCGATGTCAACAGCGGTAATTACCGCGCAGATGACAACGCTGAAAAAACTGCGTTCAAAGTGAATATGAAAGCGGCAGAAGAAATCAGTCGTCAAATCAGACTCCGCGATTTGGGCGGCGTGATTGTGATTGACTTTATTGACATGCGAGAGGAGAAACATCGTCGTCAGGTAGAACGCAGATTAAACGAACTCGTTAAACGAGATCGAGCCCGCACCAAAGTCTTGCGAATTAGCCCCTTCGGTCTCATCGAAATGACGCGCCAGCGAATACGCCCCTCATTAAGGAGAAGCATGTATGAAGACTGTCCATCATGTCGAGGGACAGGCCAGGTGAAAACAGCCGAAAGCATGGCGATCGAAGTGATGCGGACCCTGATGAAAACGATCAACAAGAAAAAGATTTCCCGGATTGTTTTAAATGTACATGAAACAGTGGCCAATTATTTGAATAATAAACGCCGTAAAGACATCACGAATCTAGAAGAATCAGCTTCGACCTCAATAATAATAAACGCACGTACAGATGTCGAGCCGGAGCATTTGATTGCACGTTGTTATGACGATATTGGAAATGAAGTGAATTTCTAG
- the rplU gene encoding 50S ribosomal protein L21, with amino-acid sequence MFAVIEDGSHQYTIQEGDTLTIDYRATANEGDAITFESVLLANGGGASSIGAPTIEGASVEAEVVQPEVKGEKLEIQKLRRRKNSRRHTGHRQKYTTVRIKSITVPGLEVVETAAVETATEE; translated from the coding sequence ATGTTTGCAGTAATCGAAGATGGCAGTCATCAATATACGATTCAGGAAGGGGACACCCTGACAATCGACTACCGTGCTACAGCGAATGAAGGTGATGCGATTACATTTGAGAGCGTTCTACTTGCCAATGGTGGTGGAGCCAGTTCAATTGGTGCCCCCACAATTGAAGGGGCCTCTGTGGAAGCAGAAGTCGTTCAACCCGAAGTAAAAGGGGAAAAGCTCGAAATTCAAAAGTTGCGACGTCGAAAAAATTCACGACGACACACTGGTCACCGCCAGAAATACACAACCGTTCGCATCAAATCAATTACTGTCCCTGGCTTAGAAGTCGTTGAGACTGCTGCTGTTGAGACAGCCACCGAAGAATAA